CCGAGCGGTCTTCTCGTCTGGAGAGCAGTTCCCATGAACTTACGGAGTCACCACCTGTGGCAGGTCGCGATCGGCGAGCCGCCGCCGGGTGCGCTCCCCCGAGCCCACGCAGAGCCCGGGTGGCAGCGTGTCCGTCCGGCGATGCCCTCCCGCAACCTCGCTGCGGCGGTGACCGAGACCGTCACCCTGGTGCTCGGCGAGGAGTCCCCCCTGCCGGAGAGCGAGCAGGACGTCGTCGACCTCGTACAACGTCTCCGCGGGCACGTCATGCAGCTCGGCGCTGTTGCCCTCCCCGGGCCCGCGCTGGACCACGCAAGGGAGATCAGCGGGGGCGACCTCCCGGACGGCTACGTTCCGTCGCGGGTCTACCTGCGTCAGTTGGCGGAGGCGACTCAGGACCTCGTTCGGGCCGCCAACTCCCCACCGCAGTGCGAGGAGCGGAGGGCACTCGGCCCGGGCCGATGGAAAGTTCGGCGCCCTAGCCGCAACGCACTTCGCGGGATGGTGTTCGCCGTCGCGGTGGCCATCCTGATCATCGTCAGCTCCCTTCCGCGGCAGTGAGGGCCGCGCGATGACGAGCGCCGGCTGGGCCGTGGTCGCCGTGATCGTCGGCGCCATGGCCGTCCTGATGGTCCTCGGGCCCCGATGGGGGGCGACCGATCGCCGCAGAGGACCGGAATCGAAATCGGATGAGGAGCATGAGCAACAGTCCTGACAGGAACACCCGCCACGACGGCCCCGAGCGGGTGCTCGCCACGATTCGCGAGCCCCGCGTTCCGCAGCTGGTCCAAAGCGGAGCGTCTCTTCTCGAGCGCACGGACCTGCGGAATGTCGTAGTACCCGGCACGGCCGACGCGCTGGAGAAGTTCTTCATCACCGGCCGGGACCTCGCGTGACCTACCGCCGAACCCCCACCCAGCCGTTCACGTTCGCCAGCAAGGGAGAGGCATGAGCACCGCCGGCCGCCGTTTGCGCTACCTCAGCGCCCAGCCCGCCATGCTGCGGGCCGTCTGCCACCCCGACACCTGCCCGCTGCCCGCTGTCCCCGACCTGACCGACCGGTCGGCGTCCGGAGTCGCCGCCGCACGCGCCTGGATTCAGGCGATGTGGCGCCTCATGGAGGTCCAGGAGCCCGTGCGGCACGCCAGCGCCGACCTGGCCCACAGCCTGGACCTGCTCGTGAAGAACGATGCCGCGAGCACGGACGAGATCTTCAGCGTGGCGTTGTCGTTGCTCGCGTACCGCACCCGTCTGCTGACCCGGGCAGTGCCGTTCGGGCTCTTCGCCGGAGTCGCCGAGATCGCCTTCGGTTCCGGGGCCACAGCGCGGTGGGGTGAAGAACACCATGCGGTGGCCCGCGCGGACGGGCGCTGGCTCACCGAGGTCATCGGCACGCTGGAGTCGATTCCCGCTCTGCGGGAGCGCCTGTGGCTGGTCGCGTCGGACATCCTGACCCGGCGCGGAGATCGGCTCGTCCTGCCCTGGCAGTCGCGGCGCCCGGATGCCACCGGTACCGAGGTGCTGGAGACGTCCCTTCGGCTGGAGCCGGAAGTGCGGGTGCTCGTCGACCTCGCCGCCTCACCGACTCCGTACGGCGACCTCCTCGACAAGGTGCGCGCCGAGGCCCCCCGGCGTGCGGCCGAAGACGTACGCGCGTTACTCGACGGGCTCATCGCCCACCGGGTCCTGATCACCTGCCTGCAGCCTCCGGCCACGGAAACGGACGCCCTGCGCTACGTACTCGACCAGCTGGAGCGCGTGCGCGCGGACCGGATCCCCGAGGCCGCCGACCTGGCCGCCGAATTGCACCGCATCCACCAGCTGATGAGGGCGCACAACGCGGCGCCAGCGGCCCACCGCGCGCCCCTGCGCCAGCAACTCCGTGACTCGATGGCCCCCTACTCGACGGCGCAGCCGGTGGCCATCGACACCCTGCTGGACGCCGAGGTGGTCCTGCCCCGGCAGGTGGCATGGGAGGCCGAACGGGCCGCACAGCTGCTCGCGCGGATCAGCCCGGAGCCCTACGGCACTCCCGACTGGCGTGCGTACCGCGACCGCTTCCTCGCCGAGTACGGGATCGGCGTCGCGGTACCGCTGCTGGAGCTGACCGCGCCCACGGGCCTGGGCCTGCCGGATGGTTTCCACGGCACGCCGACCGTCGGAGCCAGGGCGGAGACCCTGACCACCCGCGACACGGAACTCCTCGCGGCCACCCAGCACGCGGCCCTGACCGGATCCGATCTCGTACTCGACGACGAGCTGGCCGGCCGGATCGCCGTCGGCGACCCGGACCGCATGTCCCCGCCCGCGCACCTGGAGCTGCTGTTCGAGCTGCACAGTGCGTCGCTCGGCGCCCTGTCGGACGGGAAGTTCGCGCTCGCCGTACGCGGCACGCGGGGATGGGGCTACTTCACGGGCGGGAGGTTCGCCGCGCTGCTCGCCCAGCAGCCCGGCAGCCGCCTGCTTGACACGCTCGCTGACCGGCCGGTCAGCACCGCGGGAGCGAAGCGCGCACAGCTCTCCTTCCCGGGACTGACCCCGGCCGGCCTGCACATCACCCGCACGCCCCTCATCTCGCCCACCGTCATCTCCCTGGCAGAGCACCGGGATCCGGCCGCCGGCACCGACCGGATCGAGCTGTCCGATCTTGCCGTGCTGTGCGACGGACACGTCCTGCACCTGGTCTCCCGCTCGCGGCGGCAGGTCATCGAGGTGGGGAAGTTGCATCCGCTGCAGATCGAGTGCCAGTCGCCCGCGGTCGTCCGGTTCCTGGAGGAGCTGTCGCGTGGCCAGGCCGTGCGGATGGTCGGCCCGCTGGGCACTCTGCGGCCCATGAACTGGGGGGCCGCCGACCGTCTGCCCGAGCTGCCGCGGCTCAAGGCCGGACGGGTCGTCCTCAGCCCCGCGATGTGGAGCCTCAACCACGCCGAACTGCCCGGCCCCCGCGCAGGCTTCGCCGAGTGGGAGGCCGGTTTTTCCGCCTGGCGGGCCCAGCGCAGCATCCCCGTCCCCGATCGGGTGCTGCTGGAACGCTTCGACGTCCGCATCGCCCTGGACCTCAGCACGCCCAGCGACCTCGCGCTCCTCAGGGATCAGGTGACCGGCGTCGGGCCGGGCCCCGTCCGTCTCGTCGAAGGCCCGGCCCCGGGCGCCTTCGGCTGGTCCAGCGGCCGAGCCAACGAGGTCGTCACCCTCCTGCGGTCGGCTGCCCCGCGCCGACCCGCGCCCGATCTGCGCACCCTGAACGAGCCGCGCGAGCATGTGGCGCATCTGCCGGGCGCCTCGCGCTACCTCCACGCCCACCTGTATGGACCGTCCCAGGGCCGCGAGGACCTGATCGCCGATCACCTGCTCGCGCTGCTGGCCGACCTGGGGCAACCGCTGTGGTGGACCCGGCCCGGCGCCGGTCAGGATCCGCATCTGGAACTGACCCTGCGCCTACCCGATGCCGCCGGGGCCGGGGACGCGGTGCGCCACCTCGGCACGTGGGCCGAGCACCTCGTCGAGGCGGGAGCCCTGCGCGAGATGACGCTGGTGCCCTACCGGCCGCACACCGGATTGTGGGGCGACGGCCCGCTGCTGGAGGCCGCCGAGGAGATCGCGGCGGCCGACTCCGCGGCCGTCGCCCGCCACCTTCCCCCGCGTCCCGGAACGGACCGGCATCTCCTCGCAGCGACCCACCTTCTCGGCATCGTCCACGGATTCTTCGGTGACCGGGAGGCCGGGCTGGCCTGGCTGATGGCGCAGCCGAAACTGTCCGGCGAGCGGCTGCCGACCGGCGTCGGGCAGGCGGCCGGCCGCCTGGCGGACGCGCTGACGCCCACCGGGGACACCCCGGGGGCCTCACCGTGGGCGGTGCGCCACCGTGCGCTCGGCGCCTACGGGATCCTCGTGCGCCGCACCGACGTGGTAGACGCCGACCGCGTGCTGGATGAACTCCTGCATCTGCACTGCCTGCGGATGCTCGGCCCCGATCCGGGCGCCGAGCAGACCGCGCGGCGGCTCGCCCGCGGCCACGCTGTAGCGGCCCGGGAGACGGGGCCCCGTCCGCGCTCCTCCCCGGATCGGGGTCCGAGGAACGCGGCGAAGCCGCCCCCGCGGTGACCCCTCCCGCCCGCACCCGTCCCTGCCCGAGCGACACACCGAGGACCTGATACATGTCCCAGCACTCCCCCGCCGCCTTGACCGCTGACGTGCGCGGTCCGATGCCGGGCCCCCTGCCCGCGGGCGGCGTCTTCCCGGGTTTCCCGCGCCCTGAGCAGTTCCCCGCCGCGCGTACGGCCGCGATGCGGTCGGTGGGGCGGATCGAGGACCAGGCGTTCATCGGGAACATGCGTACCGGCGCGCACGTCGACCGGGACGGCGCCATCACCATGCTGTCCCCCGGGAGGTTCGACGCGCCGGCGGTCTTCGCCCGGCTACTGGGCAGCGAGGAACACGGCCTGTGGCGCGTGGGTCCCGCTGCGGACGGGCCGGCGCCGGTGGCGGACCGGCGCCGGTACCTGCCGGGCACCCTGGTCCTGGAGTCCACCTGGATCACCCGGGACGGCACCGTGCAGCTGGTCGACTTCATGCCGACCGCCGGGCAGGCGCCGCACGTGGTCCGGATCGTGCGGGGCATCAGCGGGCGGGTCACGATGCGGTCCCTGCTTCGCGCCCGCCCCGACTACGGCCGCCACGTCCCGGCCGTGCGTGCCCAGGGCCGCCGGGCGAGCGTCGACCTCGATCCGGGCCGCCTGTGGCTCGACACCCCCGCCCCCACCCAGGCCACCGACGACGACCTGCTGACGGAGTTCGAGGTGTCCGAGGGCGAGACCCTCTCGCTCACCCTGACGTGGTCGCCGGACACCGACGCCCCGCCACCGCTGCCGGACACCACCGGCCTCCTCAAGGAGACCGTCGACTTCTGGCGGGAGTGGATCAGCCAGTCCACTTACGCCGGACCGCACCGGGACGCGTTCGAGCAGTGCCTCATCACGCTCAAGGCCCTCACCTACGCGCCGACCGGCGCGATCGTGGCGGCGGCGACGACCTCGCTGCCCGAAGAGATCGGCGGAATCCGCAACTGGGACTACCGCTACTGCTGGCTGCGGGACAGCGCCTTCATCGTCGAGGCGTTCCTGGCCTGCGGATTCATCGACGAGGCGCGGGCCTGGATCGACTGGCTGCGTATCGCGATCGGCGGACGCCCCGATCTGATCCAGGTGATGTACGGGGTGGGCGGCGAACGCGACCTGCTCGAGACCATCCTCGACTGGCTCCCCGGTCACGAAGGCTCCACCCCGGTCCGCACCGGCAACGCCGCCGCCAAGCAGCTCCAGGTCGACGTCTACGGCGAGGTCATCAGCGCCCTCTACGAGGCGCAGCTGCGTGACCCGTCGCTGGCGCCGGCCGTCGGGCCGATGATCACCGACCTGGCCGCCTGTCTGGAGGATCTGTGGTCGGAGCCGGATGAGGGGATCTGGGAAGTGCGCGGCGACCGGCGGCACTTCGTGCACTCCAAGGTGATGGCGTGGGTGGCGTACGACCGTGCGGTCAAGCTCATCGACGCCGGTCACGCCCGCGGTCCGGCGGAGCGGTGGCGGGCCTTGCGCGAGGAGATCCACGCCCAGGTGTGCCTGCTCGGCTACGACGAGCAGCGGGGCACCTTCACGCAGTCCTACGGGTCGACGGAGCTGGATGCGGCGCTGCTGCAGATGGTGGCCGTCGGCTTCCTGCCGCCCACCGACAAGCGGATCATCGGCACCGTCGAAGCTGTTCAGCGGGATCTGTCCATCCAGGGCGGCTTCCTGCTGCGCTACCACACCCGCGGCGCGGTGCCCGGCCGTGACGGACTGCCCGGTGACGAGGGCGCGTTCTTGATCTGCTCGGGCTGGCTGGTCTCGGCGCTGGCCCGGATCGGGCGGGTGGACGAGGCCGAGATCCTCCTCGACGGTCTGCTCAGCACCAGCAACGACGTCGGGTTGATGTCCGAGGAGTGGGACCCGCAAAAGCAGCGGCAACTCGGCAACTTCCCGCAGGGCTTTTCGCACTT
This portion of the Streptomyces sp. NBC_01264 genome encodes:
- a CDS encoding lantibiotic dehydratase, which encodes MSTAGRRLRYLSAQPAMLRAVCHPDTCPLPAVPDLTDRSASGVAAARAWIQAMWRLMEVQEPVRHASADLAHSLDLLVKNDAASTDEIFSVALSLLAYRTRLLTRAVPFGLFAGVAEIAFGSGATARWGEEHHAVARADGRWLTEVIGTLESIPALRERLWLVASDILTRRGDRLVLPWQSRRPDATGTEVLETSLRLEPEVRVLVDLAASPTPYGDLLDKVRAEAPRRAAEDVRALLDGLIAHRVLITCLQPPATETDALRYVLDQLERVRADRIPEAADLAAELHRIHQLMRAHNAAPAAHRAPLRQQLRDSMAPYSTAQPVAIDTLLDAEVVLPRQVAWEAERAAQLLARISPEPYGTPDWRAYRDRFLAEYGIGVAVPLLELTAPTGLGLPDGFHGTPTVGARAETLTTRDTELLAATQHAALTGSDLVLDDELAGRIAVGDPDRMSPPAHLELLFELHSASLGALSDGKFALAVRGTRGWGYFTGGRFAALLAQQPGSRLLDTLADRPVSTAGAKRAQLSFPGLTPAGLHITRTPLISPTVISLAEHRDPAAGTDRIELSDLAVLCDGHVLHLVSRSRRQVIEVGKLHPLQIECQSPAVVRFLEELSRGQAVRMVGPLGTLRPMNWGAADRLPELPRLKAGRVVLSPAMWSLNHAELPGPRAGFAEWEAGFSAWRAQRSIPVPDRVLLERFDVRIALDLSTPSDLALLRDQVTGVGPGPVRLVEGPAPGAFGWSSGRANEVVTLLRSAAPRRPAPDLRTLNEPREHVAHLPGASRYLHAHLYGPSQGREDLIADHLLALLADLGQPLWWTRPGAGQDPHLELTLRLPDAAGAGDAVRHLGTWAEHLVEAGALREMTLVPYRPHTGLWGDGPLLEAAEEIAAADSAAVARHLPPRPGTDRHLLAATHLLGIVHGFFGDREAGLAWLMAQPKLSGERLPTGVGQAAGRLADALTPTGDTPGASPWAVRHRALGAYGILVRRTDVVDADRVLDELLHLHCLRMLGPDPGAEQTARRLARGHAVAARETGPRPRSSPDRGPRNAAKPPPR
- a CDS encoding glycoside hydrolase family 15 protein, which produces MRSVGRIEDQAFIGNMRTGAHVDRDGAITMLSPGRFDAPAVFARLLGSEEHGLWRVGPAADGPAPVADRRRYLPGTLVLESTWITRDGTVQLVDFMPTAGQAPHVVRIVRGISGRVTMRSLLRARPDYGRHVPAVRAQGRRASVDLDPGRLWLDTPAPTQATDDDLLTEFEVSEGETLSLTLTWSPDTDAPPPLPDTTGLLKETVDFWREWISQSTYAGPHRDAFEQCLITLKALTYAPTGAIVAAATTSLPEEIGGIRNWDYRYCWLRDSAFIVEAFLACGFIDEARAWIDWLRIAIGGRPDLIQVMYGVGGERDLLETILDWLPGHEGSTPVRTGNAAAKQLQVDVYGEVISALYEAQLRDPSLAPAVGPMITDLAACLEDLWSEPDEGIWEVRGDRRHFVHSKVMAWVAYDRAVKLIDAGHARGPAERWRALREEIHAQVCLLGYDEQRGTFTQSYGSTELDAALLQMVAVGFLPPTDKRIIGTVEAVQRDLSIQGGFLLRYHTRGAVPGRDGLPGDEGAFLICSGWLVSALARIGRVDEAEILLDGLLSTSNDVGLMSEEWDPQKQRQLGNFPQGFSHLAVILAALAVHAARGGHALAVGADR
- a CDS encoding DUF6415 family natural product biosynthesis protein, which translates into the protein MNLRSHHLWQVAIGEPPPGALPRAHAEPGWQRVRPAMPSRNLAAAVTETVTLVLGEESPLPESEQDVVDLVQRLRGHVMQLGAVALPGPALDHAREISGGDLPDGYVPSRVYLRQLAEATQDLVRAANSPPQCEERRALGPGRWKVRRPSRNALRGMVFAVAVAILIIVSSLPRQ